From a single Streptomyces sp. NBC_01264 genomic region:
- a CDS encoding UDP-N-acetylmuramoyl-L-alanyl-D-glutamate--2,6-diaminopimelate ligase: MTTITPESGNHASAAPQGGPSLRERPAAPGTLTAVPHADQPRTTQNDAPAAPPGAPRPLSVRPTPLGELAELLGVEVPGAQTRITGITHDSRAVRPGDLYAALPGAKLHGADFAAQAAALGAAAVLTDPAGAERAAATGLPVLAVADPRGRMGELAAAVYGRPGETLLQIGITGTSGKTTTAYLVEGGLRGAGRRTGLIGTVEMRVGDERIKSERTTPEATDLQALFAVMRERGVEAVAMEVSSHALVLGRVDGCVFDVAVFNNLSPEHMEFHSDMEDYFQAKAQLFTERRARLGVVNIDDEYGRRLAKESPIPVVTFSATGDPAADWRAEDVVSRHMDSTLTLVGPSGERVTATAPLPGPFNVANTVAAVVTLAAAGLDPQTAADGVAAVPGVPGRLERVDAGQPYLAVVDYAHKTDAVESVLRALREVTTGKLHVVLGCGGDRDTTKRAPMGAAAARFADTAVLTSDNPRSEDPLAILAAMFRGAVSVPPAERGTVLVDADRAAAIATAVARAEAGDTVLVAGKGHEQGQDTAGVVRPFDDRAVLRAAIETQAGQRPRQAEVNQ, translated from the coding sequence GTGACAACGATCACCCCCGAATCCGGGAACCACGCGTCCGCCGCACCCCAGGGCGGGCCCTCGCTTCGCGAGCGGCCCGCCGCGCCCGGTACGCTCACCGCCGTGCCCCACGCTGATCAGCCCAGAACCACCCAGAACGACGCACCGGCAGCGCCGCCGGGAGCGCCACGCCCCCTGTCCGTCCGCCCGACCCCGCTCGGCGAGCTGGCGGAGCTGCTGGGGGTGGAAGTCCCCGGCGCGCAGACGCGGATCACCGGCATCACGCACGATTCGCGTGCCGTGCGGCCCGGAGACCTGTACGCGGCCCTGCCGGGCGCCAAGCTGCACGGCGCGGACTTCGCCGCGCAGGCGGCCGCCCTCGGCGCCGCCGCCGTGCTGACCGACCCGGCCGGCGCCGAGCGCGCCGCGGCCACCGGACTGCCGGTCCTCGCCGTCGCCGACCCGCGCGGCCGGATGGGAGAACTGGCCGCCGCGGTCTACGGACGCCCGGGCGAGACCCTGCTCCAGATCGGCATCACCGGCACCTCCGGCAAGACCACCACGGCGTACCTCGTCGAGGGCGGCCTGCGCGGCGCCGGACGCCGGACGGGGCTCATCGGCACCGTCGAGATGCGCGTCGGCGACGAGCGCATCAAGTCCGAGCGCACCACCCCCGAGGCCACCGACCTGCAGGCGCTCTTCGCGGTCATGCGCGAACGCGGCGTCGAGGCCGTCGCCATGGAGGTCTCCAGCCACGCCCTGGTGCTCGGCCGGGTGGACGGCTGCGTCTTCGACGTGGCCGTCTTCAACAACCTGAGCCCGGAGCACATGGAGTTCCACTCCGACATGGAGGACTACTTCCAGGCCAAGGCGCAGCTCTTCACCGAGCGCCGCGCCCGCCTCGGCGTGGTCAACATCGACGACGAGTACGGCCGCCGCCTCGCGAAGGAGTCGCCGATCCCGGTCGTGACCTTCTCCGCCACGGGCGACCCGGCCGCCGACTGGCGGGCCGAGGACGTGGTCTCGCGCCACATGGACTCGACCCTGACCCTGGTGGGTCCGTCCGGCGAGCGGGTCACGGCCACCGCCCCGCTGCCCGGCCCGTTCAACGTGGCCAACACCGTGGCCGCCGTGGTCACGCTCGCCGCCGCGGGCCTGGACCCGCAGACCGCCGCCGACGGCGTCGCCGCGGTCCCCGGGGTACCCGGCCGGCTGGAGCGGGTCGACGCGGGACAGCCGTACCTGGCCGTCGTGGACTACGCGCACAAGACGGACGCCGTCGAATCGGTCCTGCGGGCCCTGCGCGAGGTCACCACCGGCAAGCTGCACGTCGTACTGGGCTGCGGCGGCGACCGCGACACCACGAAGCGGGCCCCGATGGGCGCGGCGGCCGCCCGGTTCGCCGACACCGCCGTACTGACCTCCGACAACCCGCGCTCCGAGGACCCCCTCGCGATCCTCGCCGCGATGTTCCGCGGCGCCGTGTCCGTGCCGCCCGCGGAGCGGGGCACCGTCCTCGTCGACGCCGACCGGGCGGCGGCCATCGCCACCGCCGTCGCGCGCGCCGAGGCGGGCGACACGGTGCTGGTGGCCGGCAAGGGCCACGAGCAGGGCCAGGACACCGCGGGCGTCGTACGTCCCTTCGACGACCGGGCCGTCCTGCGCGCGGCCATCGAGACCCAAGCAGGCCAGCGTCCCCGACAGGCCGAGGTGAACCAGTGA
- a CDS encoding peptidoglycan D,D-transpeptidase FtsI family protein has product MSPQEPPRRRVPGPGRPRPGGDRARASARPAARPATRRPAPARKPHTIRLGAPKPRLRLVSVGLTMVMLVFVVRLLQVQAVDASAYSAKASENRFASYTLAAERGEITDRKGVALATSVDAYDITADPHMFTVQESKAPDAPEQAAALLAPILGKDAKELTARLKTKNTRYVVLARRQTPQVWNQIKDLKKVFAEKATADKRNNGPGANVLAGVFNENSSKRVYPNGDLAAGILGYVNAEGKGGGGLESSLDKKLSGKDGALTYAQSGGRRVPTAGSSEKPAVPGEDIELTIDRDIQWAAQSAITEQVAKSEADRGYVIVQDTTTGEVLAMANAPGFDPNDLSKASSAAMGNAALQDVYEPGSTAKVMSMAAVLEEKKARPDTHVEVPNRLHRGDRLFKDDIDHPTWYLTLNGVLAKSSNIGTILATGQLGPTQPESNKVLHAYLDKFGIGRPTGLNYPGESRGILAPPEKWSTSQQYTIPFGQGLSLNAMQAASVYSTIANGGVRIAPTLVRGTKGPDGRFTPAPAPAKNRVVSKETAKTLAEMLESVVDDQEGTGTRARIPGYRVGGKTGTSNRVDPATGRYKGYTASFAGFAPADNPRITVYCAIQNPTKGSYFGGQICGPIYKKVMEFALKTLQIAPTGTAPAGLPVTYEPGAPSGPKPSPQPGQ; this is encoded by the coding sequence ATGAGCCCCCAGGAGCCGCCGCGCCGGCGGGTGCCCGGGCCCGGGCGGCCCCGGCCCGGTGGGGACCGGGCGCGGGCTTCCGCGCGGCCGGCCGCCAGGCCCGCCACCCGCCGCCCCGCCCCCGCGAGGAAGCCGCACACGATCCGTCTCGGCGCTCCCAAGCCCCGGCTGCGGCTGGTCAGCGTCGGGCTGACGATGGTGATGCTGGTGTTCGTCGTACGGCTGCTCCAGGTGCAGGCCGTCGACGCGTCCGCGTACTCCGCCAAGGCCTCCGAGAACCGCTTCGCCAGCTACACCCTGGCCGCCGAGCGCGGGGAGATCACCGACCGCAAGGGCGTGGCGCTCGCCACCAGCGTGGACGCGTACGACATCACCGCGGACCCGCACATGTTCACCGTCCAGGAGAGCAAGGCTCCCGACGCCCCCGAGCAGGCGGCCGCGCTCCTCGCGCCGATCCTCGGCAAGGACGCCAAGGAGCTCACCGCGCGCCTGAAGACGAAGAACACCCGCTACGTGGTCCTCGCCCGCCGCCAGACCCCCCAGGTCTGGAACCAGATCAAGGACCTCAAGAAGGTCTTCGCCGAGAAGGCGACCGCCGACAAGAGGAACAACGGCCCCGGCGCCAACGTCCTGGCCGGCGTCTTCAACGAGAACAGCAGCAAGCGCGTGTACCCGAACGGCGACCTCGCCGCCGGGATACTGGGTTACGTCAACGCCGAGGGCAAGGGCGGCGGCGGCCTGGAGTCCTCCCTCGACAAGAAGCTGTCCGGCAAGGACGGCGCACTCACCTACGCCCAGTCGGGCGGCCGCCGCGTGCCGACCGCCGGGTCCAGCGAGAAGCCCGCCGTGCCCGGCGAGGACATCGAGCTGACCATCGACCGCGACATCCAGTGGGCCGCGCAGAGCGCCATCACCGAACAGGTCGCCAAGTCGGAGGCCGACCGCGGGTACGTCATCGTCCAGGACACCACCACCGGCGAGGTCCTCGCGATGGCCAACGCCCCCGGCTTCGACCCCAACGACCTCTCCAAGGCCAGCTCCGCCGCCATGGGCAACGCCGCGCTCCAGGACGTCTACGAGCCCGGCTCCACCGCCAAGGTGATGTCGATGGCGGCCGTCCTGGAGGAGAAGAAGGCCAGGCCCGACACCCACGTCGAGGTCCCCAACCGGCTGCACCGCGGCGACCGGCTCTTCAAGGACGACATCGACCACCCGACCTGGTACCTGACCCTCAACGGGGTCCTGGCCAAGTCCTCCAACATCGGCACCATCCTGGCGACCGGCCAGCTCGGCCCGACGCAGCCCGAGTCCAACAAGGTCCTGCACGCGTACCTGGACAAGTTCGGCATCGGCCGGCCCACCGGCCTGAACTACCCCGGCGAGTCCCGCGGCATCCTCGCCCCGCCCGAGAAGTGGTCCACTTCCCAGCAGTACACGATCCCCTTCGGCCAGGGCCTGTCCCTCAACGCCATGCAGGCGGCCTCCGTGTACTCGACCATCGCCAACGGCGGGGTGCGCATCGCCCCGACCCTGGTCCGCGGCACCAAGGGCCCCGACGGCCGTTTCACCCCGGCCCCCGCACCCGCGAAGAACCGGGTGGTCAGCAAGGAGACCGCCAAGACCCTCGCGGAAATGCTGGAGTCGGTGGTCGACGACCAGGAGGGCACCGGCACCAGGGCCCGGATCCCCGGCTACCGGGTCGGCGGCAAGACCGGCACCTCCAACCGGGTGGATCCGGCCACCGGCCGCTACAAGGGCTACACCGCCTCGTTCGCGGGATTCGCACCTGCGGACAACCCCCGCATCACCGTGTACTGCGCCATCCAGAACCCCACCAAGGGCAGTTACTTCGGTGGCCAGATCTGCGGGCCCATCTACAAGAAGGTCATGGAGTTCGCCCTCAAAACCCTCCAGATCGCTCCCACCGGAACCGCCCCCGCCGGACTCCCGGTCACCTACGAACCCGGCGCGCCGTCCGGCCCCAAGCCGAGCCCGCAGCCGGGCCAGTGA
- the rsmH gene encoding 16S rRNA (cytosine(1402)-N(4))-methyltransferase RsmH encodes MLQRCLDLLAPALERPGAVVVDCTLGLGGHSEALLTRFPEAHLIGLDRDKEALRLSGERLAPFGDRVTLVHAIYADLAEVLDGLRIPTVQGILFDLGVSSMQLDEADRGFAYAQDAPLDMRMDQTTGISAAEVLNTYAPGELVRILRQYGEEKQAKRIVSAVVRERDKDPFTNSARLVELIRDSLPQAAKRTGGNPAKRTFQALRIEVNGELSGLERAIPAAVDRIAVGGRIVVLSYQSLEDRLVKQVFAAGATSTAPPGLPVVPEKYQPKLKLLTRGAELPTEEEIAENRRAAPARCRGVERIREARL; translated from the coding sequence ATGCTCCAGCGGTGCCTGGACCTGTTGGCCCCGGCACTGGAGAGGCCCGGGGCCGTCGTCGTCGACTGCACCCTCGGCCTCGGCGGGCACAGCGAGGCCCTGCTCACCCGGTTCCCCGAGGCCCACCTGATCGGCCTGGACCGCGACAAGGAAGCCCTGCGCCTCTCCGGGGAGCGCCTCGCGCCCTTCGGGGACCGGGTCACCCTCGTCCACGCCATCTACGCCGACCTGGCCGAGGTACTGGACGGCCTGCGCATCCCCACCGTGCAGGGCATCCTCTTCGACCTCGGCGTCTCCTCCATGCAGCTGGACGAGGCCGACCGCGGCTTCGCCTACGCGCAGGACGCCCCGCTCGACATGCGGATGGACCAGACGACGGGCATCAGCGCGGCCGAGGTCCTCAACACCTACGCGCCCGGCGAGCTGGTCCGCATCCTGCGCCAGTACGGCGAGGAGAAGCAGGCCAAGCGGATCGTGTCCGCGGTGGTGCGCGAGCGGGACAAGGATCCCTTCACCAACAGCGCCCGCCTCGTCGAACTGATCCGCGACTCCCTGCCGCAGGCCGCGAAGCGGACCGGCGGCAACCCGGCCAAGCGCACCTTCCAGGCCCTGCGCATCGAGGTCAACGGCGAGCTGTCCGGACTGGAGCGGGCGATCCCCGCGGCCGTGGACCGGATCGCCGTCGGCGGCCGGATCGTGGTGCTCTCGTACCAGTCGCTGGAGGACCGCCTCGTCAAGCAGGTCTTCGCCGCCGGCGCGACCTCGACGGCCCCGCCCGGGCTGCCGGTCGTACCGGAGAAGTACCAGCCGAAGCTGAAGCTGCTGACGCGCGGTGCGGAGCTGCCGACGGAGGAGGAGATCGCGGAGAACCGGCGTGCGGCGCCGGCCCGCTGCCGCGGGGTGGAGCGCATCCGGGAGGCGCGGCTGTGA
- a CDS encoding beta-class carbonic anhydrase, translated as MTTSVPLPAASATKAAEKLTVTDRLVDSNRAYAAKFTDPGMDARPVLQVAVVACMDARLDLHAALGLELGDCHTIRNAGGVVTDDTIRSLTISQRALGTRTVILIHHTGCGLESLTEDFRHELEDEVGQRPAWAVEAFRDVDQDVRQSMQRVRTNPFLPHKDDVRGFVFDVHTGLLREIDPTS; from the coding sequence ATGACGACTTCCGTACCCCTGCCCGCCGCCTCCGCGACCAAGGCCGCCGAGAAGCTCACCGTCACCGACCGCCTGGTCGACTCGAACCGCGCCTACGCGGCGAAGTTCACCGACCCGGGCATGGACGCCCGTCCGGTCCTCCAGGTGGCCGTCGTGGCCTGTATGGACGCCCGCCTCGACCTGCACGCCGCTCTCGGCCTGGAGCTGGGCGACTGTCACACGATCCGAAACGCGGGCGGAGTGGTCACCGACGACACCATCCGGTCCCTCACCATCAGCCAGCGGGCGCTCGGCACCCGCACGGTGATACTCATCCACCACACCGGATGTGGTCTCGAAAGCCTGACCGAGGACTTCCGGCACGAGCTGGAGGACGAGGTCGGCCAGCGCCCCGCGTGGGCCGTCGAAGCCTTCCGTGACGTGGACCAGGACGTCCGCCAGTCCATGCAGCGGGTTCGTACGAACCCCTTCCTGCCCCACAAGGACGATGTGCGAGGCTTCGTCTTCGATGTGCACACCGGGCTCCTGCGGGAGATCGATCCCACCTCTTGA
- a CDS encoding AAA family ATPase encodes MTTYDDRASLADLTSTAQQVRESIESVIEGKPEVVRLALTVLLAEGHLLIEDVPGVGKTMLAKALAKSIDCSVQRIQFTPDLLPSDITGVSIYDQQRREFEFKPGAIFAQIVIGDEINRASPKTQSALLESMEERQVTIDGTTYTLPSPFMVVATQNPVEMEGTYPLPEAQRDRFMARVSVGYPSPEAELRMLDVHGGLSPLDDLTAVAHAHDIGKLIEAVREVYVAEPVRRYVVDLVSATRSHPDLRLGASPRATLHLLRAVKASAALSGRDYVLPDDVQALAGPVLAHRLLPTAQAQLSRRTAEQVVADILQRTPVPAAQSRGEIPPGAGIRGF; translated from the coding sequence GTGACCACGTATGACGACCGAGCGAGCCTCGCGGATCTGACCAGCACGGCGCAGCAGGTGCGGGAATCCATCGAGAGCGTGATCGAGGGCAAGCCGGAAGTGGTCCGCCTCGCGCTGACCGTCCTGCTCGCCGAGGGGCACCTGCTGATCGAGGACGTCCCCGGCGTCGGCAAGACGATGCTGGCCAAGGCGCTCGCCAAGTCCATCGACTGTTCGGTCCAGCGGATCCAGTTCACCCCGGACCTGCTGCCCTCGGACATCACCGGCGTGAGCATCTACGACCAGCAGCGCCGGGAGTTCGAGTTCAAGCCGGGCGCGATCTTCGCGCAGATCGTCATCGGCGACGAGATCAACCGCGCCTCCCCCAAGACCCAGTCCGCGCTGCTGGAGTCCATGGAGGAGCGGCAGGTCACCATCGACGGCACCACCTACACGCTGCCGAGCCCCTTCATGGTCGTCGCCACCCAGAACCCCGTGGAGATGGAGGGCACCTATCCCCTCCCCGAGGCCCAGCGCGACCGCTTCATGGCCCGGGTCTCGGTGGGCTACCCCAGCCCCGAGGCCGAGCTGCGGATGCTCGACGTGCACGGCGGGCTCTCCCCGCTCGACGACCTGACGGCCGTCGCGCACGCCCACGACATCGGCAAGCTCATCGAAGCCGTCCGCGAGGTGTACGTGGCCGAGCCCGTCCGGCGCTACGTCGTCGACCTGGTCTCCGCCACCCGCAGCCACCCCGACCTGCGGCTGGGCGCCTCGCCCCGCGCCACCCTGCACCTGCTGCGCGCCGTGAAGGCCTCCGCCGCCCTGTCCGGGCGTGACTACGTCCTGCCCGACGACGTCCAGGCCCTGGCCGGACCCGTGCTCGCGCACCGGCTGCTGCCCACCGCGCAGGCCCAGCTGAGCCGGCGCACCGCCGAGCAGGTCGTCGCCGACATCCTCCAGCGCACCCCCGTACCGGCCGCACAGTCCCGCGGCGAGATCCCGCCCGGCGCGGGCATCCGGGGCTTCTGA
- a CDS encoding DUF58 domain-containing protein has protein sequence MSAGAPHDDAGGRGPQSTGSAAGLRASLSGLTTRGRSFLAAGIAAGLCAYVLGQSELLRVGLLLAVLPLLCVLALHRTRHRVSGNRRLTPMRVPAGSEARVQLRLDNTSRMPTGLLMLQDRVPYVLGPRPRFVLDRVEPGGRRDVSYRVRSDLRGRYPLGPLQLRLTDPFGLVELTRSFSAYDTLTVIPRTEALPLVRFTGESSGYGDGSRRSLALAGEDDVIPRGYRRGDDLRRVHWRSTARYGELMVRREEQPQRSRATVVLDTRRLAYEGAGPDSAFEWAVSAAASTLVHLLEQGFSVRLLTDTGDCVPREGGGFTSGGQESAEATGLLMDTLAVIGHSDGAGLSRACDAVRSNGTGSGFGGAGGDGLLIAFFGDLDDVQTGLAARMCRRGGGAVAFVLDSADWSGRPQGLASVMSAMSEGVPPLEERLAALRDAGWTALAAPPGVAFGELWRQAGNAPIGAAGGSGSAGGWG, from the coding sequence ATGAGCGCCGGCGCCCCGCACGACGACGCGGGCGGCCGGGGACCGCAGTCCACCGGGAGCGCCGCCGGGCTGCGCGCGTCCCTGTCCGGGCTGACCACCCGCGGCCGGTCCTTCCTGGCCGCCGGTATCGCCGCCGGGCTGTGCGCGTACGTACTGGGCCAGTCCGAGCTGCTCCGCGTCGGACTGCTGCTCGCCGTGCTGCCGCTGCTCTGCGTCCTGGCCCTGCACCGCACCCGCCACCGGGTCTCCGGCAACCGCCGGCTGACCCCGATGCGGGTGCCCGCGGGCTCCGAGGCCCGCGTGCAGCTGCGGCTCGACAACACCTCCCGGATGCCGACGGGGCTGCTGATGCTCCAGGACCGGGTGCCCTACGTGCTGGGGCCCCGGCCGCGCTTCGTCCTGGACCGGGTCGAGCCGGGCGGCCGCCGCGACGTCTCGTACCGGGTCCGCTCCGATCTGCGCGGCCGCTACCCGCTGGGCCCGCTCCAGCTGCGGCTCACCGACCCCTTCGGGCTGGTCGAACTGACCCGCTCCTTCTCCGCCTACGACACCCTCACCGTCATCCCGCGCACCGAGGCCCTGCCCCTGGTGCGCTTCACCGGCGAGTCCTCCGGCTACGGCGACGGCAGCCGCCGTTCGCTGGCCCTGGCGGGCGAGGACGACGTGATCCCGCGCGGCTACCGGCGCGGCGACGACCTGCGCCGCGTGCACTGGCGCTCCACCGCCCGCTACGGCGAGCTGATGGTGCGCCGCGAGGAGCAGCCGCAGCGCAGCCGGGCCACGGTGGTGCTGGACACCCGGCGCCTCGCCTACGAGGGCGCCGGCCCCGACTCGGCCTTCGAGTGGGCCGTCTCGGCCGCGGCGTCGACCCTGGTGCACCTGCTGGAGCAGGGCTTCTCCGTGCGGCTGCTGACCGACACCGGGGACTGCGTGCCCCGCGAGGGCGGCGGCTTCACCTCCGGCGGGCAGGAGTCCGCGGAGGCGACGGGGCTCCTGATGGACACCCTCGCGGTGATCGGCCACTCCGACGGCGCGGGCCTCTCGCGGGCCTGCGACGCGGTCCGGAGCAACGGCACCGGCAGCGGCTTCGGCGGAGCGGGCGGTGACGGGCTCCTCATCGCCTTCTTCGGAGACCTGGACGACGTACAGACGGGCCTGGCGGCCAGGATGTGCCGGCGCGGCGGAGGGGCCGTGGCGTTCGTCCTGGACTCCGCGGACTGGTCCGGGCGGCCCCAGGGCCTGGCTTCGGTGATGTCGGCGATGTCGGAGGGAGTGCCCCCGCTGGAGGAGCGCCTGGCCGCGCTGCGCGACGCGGGCTGGACGGCGCTGGCCGCCCCGCCCGGGGTGGCCTTCGGGGAACTGTGGCGGCAGGCGGGCAACGCGCCGATCGGCGCGGCGGGCGGTTCGGGTTCGGCGGGGGGCTGGGGATGA
- a CDS encoding DUF3488 and transglutaminase-like domain-containing protein has translation MSGRARLTVFAALATLFTAWSLTPLVESTTWLPQAALLLALQSAVGAGARRVPLARTLTVASQLLVSLLALMLVFGGKLPSAAGEGLLDYLVTDFGALFRQGVQDVNEFSMPAPLTDGIRLLLVSGVLLIGLLVDLLAVTVRTAAAAGLPLLALYSVAAGLSGAATGSGGASWVGFLLAGCGYLLLLLAEGRDRLAQWGRVFGAAPRSKVSAGSAGGGQALAPVRTGRRIGAVALGLALAVPVVLPSMGSGLLGTGGGGAGEGEGNGLGPSIQAVNPLVSLQSSLNTQDNRVVLRYRTDSPQLSEQYLRILALDQFNGVKWEASGRALTDVPKRMPDPPGVSESVLNGATEVQTFISSAQTYAQRYLPMPYPATGVDIAGKWRFEPAGRTLVGDQLGKDKFQNAQGVQYSVRSLLLNPTAEQLRRAPAANPGIAAEYTKVPDNLPAIVVQTARDVTRGTKDDYSAAVKLQDYFAVSGGFRYDTKVSSGTGSQAIAKFLADKEGFCVHFAFSMASMARTLGIPARVAVGFTPGVKQSDGVVNVSMRDAHAWPELYFEGVGWTRFEPTPRSGITVPDYSRPTTPQTQPSAPTAAPSASAAQPSAGPSTADDCPPELRKLGECGPAAGQRNTGAGGDGPSAATLLGWTAAGILLLAVPLLPFLWRGRLRARRLGSGRVLTAWRELGDAAWDVGIVPDEALSPRGAADRVVTLGRLDPAAADAVRRVAGAVERELYAPPGAEPPYGELAQDVLLARAGLLAGVSRRSRLRALFFPRSAARVSWAASSRWSALMARCTDAAARARARIPLRGRG, from the coding sequence ATGAGCGGACGGGCGAGACTGACGGTCTTCGCGGCCCTGGCGACGCTGTTCACCGCCTGGTCGCTGACCCCGCTGGTGGAATCGACCACTTGGCTGCCACAGGCGGCGCTGCTGCTGGCGCTGCAGAGCGCGGTGGGCGCGGGGGCGCGGCGGGTACCGCTGGCCCGGACGCTGACCGTGGCTTCGCAGCTCCTCGTATCGCTGCTGGCGCTGATGCTGGTGTTCGGCGGGAAGTTGCCGTCCGCCGCCGGCGAGGGACTGCTGGACTATCTCGTCACGGACTTCGGCGCACTGTTCCGCCAGGGCGTGCAGGACGTGAACGAGTTCTCGATGCCGGCCCCGCTGACGGACGGGATCCGGCTGCTGCTGGTGTCCGGGGTACTGCTGATCGGGCTGCTGGTGGACCTGCTGGCGGTGACCGTACGGACGGCCGCCGCGGCCGGACTCCCGCTGCTCGCGCTGTACTCGGTGGCGGCGGGCCTGTCGGGCGCGGCCACCGGATCCGGCGGCGCCTCCTGGGTCGGCTTCCTGCTGGCGGGCTGCGGCTACCTCCTGCTCCTGCTGGCCGAGGGCCGCGACCGGCTCGCGCAGTGGGGACGGGTCTTCGGCGCGGCCCCGCGCAGCAAGGTCTCCGCCGGATCCGCGGGCGGCGGACAGGCCCTCGCCCCGGTGCGCACCGGGCGGCGGATCGGCGCGGTCGCGCTGGGTCTGGCGCTGGCGGTGCCCGTGGTGCTGCCCTCCATGGGCAGCGGACTCCTCGGCACGGGCGGCGGCGGCGCGGGAGAGGGCGAGGGCAACGGCCTCGGCCCGTCGATCCAGGCGGTCAACCCACTGGTCTCCCTGCAGAGCAGCCTGAACACCCAGGACAACCGGGTGGTGCTGCGCTACCGCACGGACAGCCCGCAGCTCAGCGAGCAGTACCTGCGGATCCTGGCGCTGGACCAGTTCAACGGCGTCAAGTGGGAGGCGTCGGGGCGGGCCCTGACGGACGTCCCGAAGCGCATGCCGGACCCGCCCGGGGTGAGCGAGAGCGTGCTGAACGGCGCGACCGAGGTGCAGACCTTCATCTCCTCGGCGCAGACGTACGCGCAGCGCTACCTGCCGATGCCCTATCCCGCGACGGGGGTGGACATCGCCGGGAAGTGGCGGTTCGAGCCGGCCGGGCGCACGCTCGTCGGGGACCAGCTGGGCAAGGACAAGTTCCAGAACGCCCAGGGCGTGCAGTACTCGGTGCGGAGCCTGTTGCTGAACCCGACGGCGGAACAGTTGCGCCGCGCACCGGCGGCGAACCCCGGGATCGCGGCCGAGTACACGAAGGTGCCGGACAACCTGCCGGCGATCGTCGTCCAGACGGCCCGCGACGTCACGCGCGGCACCAAGGACGACTACTCGGCGGCGGTCAAGCTCCAGGACTACTTCGCGGTGAGCGGCGGATTCCGCTACGACACGAAGGTCTCCTCGGGTACGGGTTCGCAGGCCATCGCCAAGTTCCTCGCCGACAAGGAGGGCTTCTGCGTCCACTTCGCCTTCTCGATGGCCTCGATGGCGCGCACCCTCGGGATCCCGGCGCGGGTCGCGGTCGGGTTCACGCCCGGGGTGAAGCAGTCCGACGGCGTCGTCAACGTCTCGATGCGGGACGCGCACGCCTGGCCCGAGCTGTACTTCGAGGGCGTGGGCTGGACCCGTTTCGAGCCGACGCCCCGGTCGGGCATCACGGTGCCGGACTACAGCCGGCCCACCACCCCGCAGACCCAGCCGAGCGCGCCGACGGCAGCTCCGTCCGCGAGCGCGGCACAGCCCTCGGCCGGGCCCTCGACGGCGGACGACTGCCCGCCGGAGCTGAGGAAGCTGGGCGAGTGCGGTCCGGCCGCGGGGCAGCGGAACACGGGCGCGGGGGGCGACGGCCCGTCCGCGGCCACGCTCCTGGGCTGGACGGCCGCGGGCATCCTGCTGCTGGCCGTGCCGCTCCTGCCGTTCCTGTGGCGCGGGCGGCTGCGGGCGCGGCGGCTCGGGTCGGGGCGGGTCCTGACCGCCTGGCGTGAGCTGGGCGACGCGGCGTGGGACGTCGGGATCGTCCCGGACGAGGCGCTGTCCCCGCGGGGGGCGGCGGACCGGGTGGTGACCCTGGGCCGGCTGGATCCGGCGGCGGCCGATGCCGTACGCCGGGTCGCGGGCGCGGTGGAGCGGGAACTGTACGCACCGCCGGGCGCGGAGCCCCCCTACGGGGAGCTGGCCCAGGACGTCCTGCTGGCCCGCGCCGGGCTCCTCGCCGGGGTGTCCCGGCGGTCCCGGCTGCGCGCCCTGTTCTTCCCCCGCTCGGCGGCGCGGGTCAGCTGGGCGGCCTCGTCCCGGTGGTCGGCCCTGATGGCCCGTTGCACGGACGCGGCGGCCCGAGCCCGAGCCCGCATCCCGCTGCGCGGCCGCGGCTGA
- a CDS encoding TetR/AcrR family transcriptional regulator, protein MESSSTGTAAGGGRRAATRQKLYEAAVTLIAEQGFSATTVEEIAERAGVAKGTVYYNFASKNDLFEELLRHGVGLLTESLRTAAESTEARGGTRVEALDEMIRAGLVFIDRYPAFTQLYVAELWRTNRTWQSTLMVVRREAVAVVETVLREGVERGELSAEIDVPLTAAAMVGMVLVAALDWQSFQSERSLDDVHSALSLLLRGRVSGNR, encoded by the coding sequence ATGGAAAGCAGCAGCACCGGTACGGCCGCGGGCGGCGGTCGCCGCGCGGCCACACGCCAGAAGCTCTACGAAGCAGCCGTCACCCTCATAGCGGAGCAGGGCTTCTCCGCGACCACGGTCGAGGAGATCGCCGAGCGGGCGGGCGTGGCGAAGGGCACCGTCTACTACAACTTCGCCAGCAAGAACGACCTCTTCGAGGAGCTGCTGCGCCACGGGGTCGGACTCCTGACCGAGTCCCTGCGGACGGCGGCGGAATCCACCGAGGCCAGGGGCGGGACCCGGGTCGAGGCGCTCGACGAGATGATCCGGGCCGGACTGGTCTTCATCGACCGCTACCCCGCCTTCACCCAGCTCTACGTGGCCGAGCTGTGGCGCACCAACCGGACCTGGCAGTCCACCCTGATGGTCGTCCGGCGGGAGGCCGTCGCCGTCGTGGAGACGGTGCTGCGGGAGGGCGTGGAACGGGGTGAGCTCAGCGCGGAGATCGACGTACCGCTGACCGCCGCGGCGATGGTCGGGATGGTGCTGGTGGCGGCGCTGGACTGGCAGTCCTTCCAGAGCGAGCGGTCGCTGGACGACGTGCACTCGGCGCTGTCGCTGCTGCTGCGGGGCCGGGTGAGCGGGAACCGCTGA